The Acinetobacter lwoffii region CATTATTGGTTCAGTTTATACATTGATTGCTCAACGTCTTGTTAAAGATGTGAACGGCAAGGTATTTGCTGTAAGGGAACACTTAATTTTATCACCTCAACTGAAAGAAGAATTGCTTTTAATTGATGATATTCATGCTCAACAGAAGTTTATTCGAGAGTTAATGATTAATTCTGATGGTTCAGATCCAAACATCAGTAAGAGTTTCAGGAAACAAGCTGACGATCTACTCAAAGCTGGTCGTTTGCATGAAGACTACTATTACAAACTGATTTATTAAGAGGCGAATATGGATGATCAATATGCACACTGGTCGCAATTTAGATTAAATCTAATCCTATGGGGCGGTTTAAACGGATATTTGTTTATACCTTTTCTAGCTGTTGTTATTAAGTTTTCCTTGTTCAAACTTATGCTTTTCATCGGCTTGATAGTAGCAACATTGGTTATTGAAAAAGTATTTAAATACAAATACAGCTATATCCCCTCTGCTCTTAGACGCTTAGTTTTTGGGGGCAATAAATACACTAGACGCGGTAGAAGACGTTACTCGTTGTAAATCTTGAAAAATTGAAAGGTAAACTTATGAAAAATACTCAAAATGAAAAACCAGCGATTGAAGAACGTTATATTGTTCTAGGTATTGATGATGGACATGGCGGTACAAAGCTTTATGCTGGTCTAGATCAAGATGGAAATGAAATCAAACTGACTATTCCTAGTATTGCTTATTCAGGAAAAGTCCTCACTGGCGAAGAGGATTCTACTGACTATTATGTGGTTAAAGTAAATGAAAACTTTTATACAGTTGGTAAGAAGATCAATAGTAGTGTTCCTCTGGATACCAGAACAGACGAATACCCGACATCTGAATATAACAAGGCACTAATACACCAGGCAATTAAGGCCTATATTGACCATATCGGAACATATGATGGTAGAGCGTTTGCAATCGCTACTTCACTTCCTGTTAGTCGCTATTACACACCTGAAAAAACCAAAAACATGCCACTTATTGATATGAAAACTAATTTTCTACTCAATGGTGATGTTTGCTTCAACTTAAAAGATCATAAAGCTGGTAAACCGCTTAATATCATTAAAAGACATATTGTTAAATGTGAAGCTCAAACAGCTTATTTTAATGAGATTATTGATGTACACGGAAACGGTTCAGAAGATAGTGATCTTTTAATAAGTTCTGAATGTGCTGTAATCGATATTGGCGGTAAAACCACTGATATTGTAGTCACATTAGATGGAGGAAACATGC contains the following coding sequences:
- a CDS encoding ParM/StbA family protein; its protein translation is MKNTQNEKPAIEERYIVLGIDDGHGGTKLYAGLDQDGNEIKLTIPSIAYSGKVLTGEEDSTDYYVVKVNENFYTVGKKINSSVPLDTRTDEYPTSEYNKALIHQAIKAYIDHIGTYDGRAFAIATSLPVSRYYTPEKTKNMPLIDMKTNFLLNGDVCFNLKDHKAGKPLNIIKRHIVKCEAQTAYFNEIIDVHGNGSEDSDLLISSECAVIDIGGKTTDIVVTLDGGNMLDGHRSTSRNLGILTIYERITSLILESGYKTVNANWLDFALKSGTYGIGSQAKDITGLIQQAKNEFMIELNNFISKQIGGGDDLALVLFCGGGAAFLEKEIKEKYDLPNVRIAESPEYANAKGLYKLAKYMYKMYAEIK